The following coding sequences lie in one Yoonia sp. G8-12 genomic window:
- a CDS encoding class I SAM-dependent methyltransferase: MTALGDLLIARIARTGPISLAEYMADCLMHPQHGYYATRDPFGAAGDFTTAPEISQMFGEFIGLALAQAWIDQGQPAQITLAELGPGRGTLMQDALRATRAVPGFHAALSVHLVETSPTLRKAQAERIPDATWHDTVATLPDAPLYLIANEFFDALPIRQFQRSGDGWREKMVGLTDGALSFGLSAATPLAALEDRLADTAEGDLVELCPSLPAITQTIATKVEQFGGCALVIDYGDWQSLGDTLQALKAQTHSDPLTTPGDADLTAHVDFAAIAAHAAPAKFTRLTPQGVFLERLGITPRAQALATKLTGDARTAHIAAHRRLTHPAEMGDLFKVIGLYPTHSTPPPGLEP; the protein is encoded by the coding sequence ATGACCGCCTTGGGTGATCTCCTGATCGCCCGGATTGCGCGGACCGGCCCGATCAGTCTGGCCGAGTATATGGCCGATTGCCTGATGCATCCGCAACACGGCTATTACGCCACGCGTGATCCGTTCGGGGCTGCGGGCGATTTCACTACCGCCCCCGAGATCAGCCAGATGTTCGGTGAATTTATCGGGCTGGCACTGGCACAAGCGTGGATCGACCAAGGGCAACCCGCGCAGATCACGCTGGCCGAACTCGGCCCCGGTCGTGGCACCTTGATGCAGGACGCCCTGCGCGCCACCCGCGCCGTGCCGGGTTTTCATGCCGCCCTCTCGGTGCATCTGGTGGAAACATCCCCCACCCTGCGCAAAGCCCAAGCCGAGCGCATCCCCGACGCGACATGGCACGACACAGTGGCCACCCTGCCCGACGCGCCCCTTTACCTCATCGCCAATGAATTCTTCGACGCCCTGCCGATCCGCCAATTTCAGCGCAGCGGGGACGGCTGGCGTGAAAAAATGGTGGGTCTCACTGACGGCGCGCTGTCATTCGGCCTGTCGGCAGCGACCCCCTTAGCCGCGCTTGAGGACCGGCTAGCCGACACCGCCGAAGGCGATCTGGTCGAGCTTTGCCCCTCGCTTCCTGCGATCACCCAAACAATCGCCACAAAAGTCGAACAGTTCGGCGGATGCGCGCTTGTCATCGACTATGGCGACTGGCAGTCGCTGGGTGATACCTTGCAAGCGCTCAAGGCACAGACACACAGTGACCCTCTGACCACTCCGGGCGATGCAGACCTCACTGCCCACGTTGATTTCGCGGCCATCGCCGCCCATGCCGCCCCTGCCAAGTTCACGCGGCTCACCCCTCAGGGCGTGTTTCTGGAACGCCTTGGGATTACCCCGCGCGCGCAGGCTCTGGCGACAAAGCTGACAGGCGACGCGCGCACAGCCCACATCGCTGCACATCGGCGCTTGACCCACCCTGCCGAAATGGGCGACCTTTTCAAAGTAATCGGTCTTTATCCAACGCATTCAACGCCACCTCCGGGATTAGAGCCATGA
- a CDS encoding nickel/cobalt transporter, with protein sequence MRWPAVILAAFGVLAVWLWGFGGADQIMRFASGAQRDVQNAMAAALRGLRAGEAGALATLWGLCFAYGFVHAAGPGHGKLVIGGYGAGTRVPARRLAGLALGASLAQALTAVLLVYAAVFVFGWGREQMTGVADDVLAPLSYALIGVVGLWLLVRGVRHLRPKHDHAHAGDSDVCSSCGHAHGPTLAQAETVRSWRDAAAVIGTIAVRPCTGALFLLILTWRLGIDWAGIVGALIMGLGTASITVLVAFAAVGLRESALQLVRHGAVARTLAWAEILVGGVVMILASQLVLRSL encoded by the coding sequence GTGCGCTGGCCCGCTGTGATCCTTGCCGCCTTTGGCGTGCTGGCAGTATGGCTTTGGGGGTTTGGCGGGGCGGATCAGATCATGCGCTTTGCATCGGGTGCCCAGCGTGATGTGCAAAACGCGATGGCCGCCGCCCTGCGTGGCCTGCGCGCGGGTGAGGCGGGGGCCTTGGCCACGCTTTGGGGGCTTTGCTTTGCTTATGGCTTTGTTCACGCCGCCGGGCCGGGCCATGGCAAGCTGGTGATCGGTGGCTATGGCGCGGGCACGCGGGTGCCGGCGCGGCGCTTGGCGGGGCTGGCGCTGGGCGCGTCACTGGCGCAGGCGTTGACGGCGGTGTTGCTGGTCTATGCTGCGGTGTTTGTCTTTGGCTGGGGGCGCGAACAGATGACGGGGGTGGCCGATGATGTGCTGGCCCCGCTGAGCTATGCGTTGATCGGCGTCGTGGGTTTGTGGCTGCTGGTGCGCGGTGTGCGCCATCTGCGCCCCAAACATGATCATGCCCATGCAGGCGACAGCGATGTCTGTTCCTCTTGCGGTCATGCCCATGGGCCGACGCTTGCGCAGGCTGAAACTGTGCGCTCATGGCGTGATGCGGCGGCGGTGATCGGCACAATTGCGGTGCGGCCTTGCACGGGCGCTTTGTTTTTGCTGATCCTGACATGGCGATTGGGGATTGATTGGGCCGGAATCGTTGGGGCCTTGATCATGGGGCTGGGCACGGCGAGCATTACGGTGTTGGTGGCCTTTGCCGCTGTTGGATTGCGCGAAAGTGCGTTGCAGCTGGTCCGTCATGGTGCGGTGGCGCGCACCCTGGCATGGGCCGAGATTTTGGTGGGTGGTGTTGTGATGATCCTTGCCAGCCAATTGGTGCTGCGCAGCCTGTGA
- a CDS encoding type IV pili methyl-accepting chemotaxis transducer N-terminal domain-containing protein, whose product MFALAVMGAPSSGIFTADPAAAQRIDQSLYNGGKARVNRSASLRTLTEAVASASCRVNGGIGTETAQSQLSSLRTDFDKIINALVNGSPALGMPGAEESARTLKALSATAAFWEPLDMAAQKLASGTGTNADAAAIEQGFAELFEQTELLAAVVAGQYTDPSQLLQSDATVLNFAVRQRALAYRMTRAMCELATNTASDDTLQELTTSVDQFQQTLLALRDGFPGAGINPPPNDAVRASLESTYQIWQDQRGIFDAALAGQTPSPEDVEAAAALSETLSVAMNNTITLYLIATPGQDGVYRVPLEAYARDELSNWLTNPDVIAAIKAQNTQHANLSEDEVIALDQQWRTEAGAGGGPLIEKLLSAPVSAWLLAQQEATAGFVTEVFVMDNKGLNVAQSAETSDYWQGDEAKWQQTYSAGADALHISEVEFDDSTGFYQSQGSMTITDPETGEAIGAITFGINVQNLM is encoded by the coding sequence TTGTTTGCTCTTGCAGTAATGGGCGCACCGTCCAGCGGTATCTTTACCGCAGACCCTGCAGCGGCCCAACGTATTGATCAATCTCTTTATAATGGCGGGAAAGCACGGGTTAATCGCTCGGCCAGCTTACGTACACTGACCGAAGCCGTGGCCTCTGCCAGTTGCAGAGTAAATGGCGGAATAGGAACCGAAACTGCGCAAAGCCAGCTGTCGTCTTTGCGCACAGACTTTGATAAAATCATCAATGCACTGGTCAACGGAAGCCCGGCACTTGGTATGCCCGGGGCAGAAGAGAGTGCGCGCACGCTCAAGGCGCTCAGTGCAACTGCAGCATTCTGGGAGCCATTGGATATGGCGGCGCAGAAGTTGGCTTCCGGCACAGGCACAAATGCGGATGCCGCAGCAATTGAACAAGGCTTTGCGGAGCTGTTCGAGCAGACCGAACTGTTGGCTGCCGTCGTGGCTGGGCAGTACACTGACCCGTCACAGCTACTTCAAAGCGACGCGACAGTGCTGAACTTTGCCGTTCGACAGCGCGCCCTTGCGTATCGCATGACCCGTGCAATGTGTGAACTTGCGACCAATACCGCGTCAGATGACACCTTGCAGGAACTGACAACCTCTGTTGACCAGTTCCAGCAGACCCTTCTTGCGCTGCGCGATGGCTTTCCTGGAGCAGGAATTAACCCACCGCCCAATGACGCCGTGCGCGCGAGTCTGGAAAGCACCTATCAGATTTGGCAAGACCAGCGCGGGATTTTCGATGCGGCTCTGGCTGGACAAACGCCATCCCCCGAAGACGTCGAAGCCGCCGCAGCGTTGTCCGAGACACTTTCGGTTGCGATGAATAATACCATCACGCTCTATCTTATCGCGACGCCGGGGCAAGACGGTGTTTACCGCGTGCCACTTGAGGCTTACGCCCGCGATGAGCTAAGCAATTGGCTCACAAATCCCGATGTGATTGCGGCGATCAAGGCACAGAACACGCAACATGCGAATTTGTCTGAGGATGAGGTCATCGCGCTTGATCAGCAATGGCGCACCGAAGCGGGCGCTGGTGGCGGGCCGCTCATTGAAAAACTCCTATCGGCGCCCGTGTCGGCTTGGTTGCTTGCACAGCAAGAGGCGACGGCCGGATTCGTCACAGAAGTATTTGTGATGGACAACAAGGGCTTGAACGTTGCGCAAAGTGCTGAAACCTCGGATTATTGGCAAGGCGACGAAGCGAAATGGCAACAAACCTACTCTGCTGGCGCGGATGCTTTGCACATCAGCGAAGTGGAGTTTGACGACAGTACGGGCTTCTATCAGTCGCAGGGTTCGATGACGATTACCGACCCTGAAACAGGCGAAGCAATCGGTGCAATCACCTTTGGCATCAATGTACAAAACTTGATGTAA
- a CDS encoding Hint domain-containing protein: MEPSLTSDTPHAIDIFSQQIRLTPAQRQHAKTQNSDVAQRKYEVMYLDAQGRFNEFNTIARAHPAFEEAFSVLGHAAIVQTQNGYMSVEDVMPGDNVRLADGGYEKLLWRGRITLGPSTNAANSKQPMMTRITSDALGYSRPSQDLVLGPSARLLHRANGIRRVAGSDAAFIPAADFVDGNNVLSLEPTTPVSVFQFGFAGQRCVVVNGLEIETLHPGSAFNLGLRGDALREYLSLFPHKRGFEDFGLMEHPRLRMRDLELLG, translated from the coding sequence ATGGAACCGTCCCTTACCTCCGACACGCCGCACGCGATCGATATCTTCAGTCAGCAAATCAGGCTCACGCCTGCACAGCGGCAACACGCAAAGACCCAAAACAGCGATGTCGCCCAGCGCAAATACGAGGTCATGTACCTTGATGCGCAAGGCCGCTTCAACGAATTTAACACCATCGCCCGCGCCCACCCGGCCTTTGAGGAAGCGTTTTCTGTCCTCGGTCATGCCGCGATAGTGCAAACCCAGAATGGTTATATGTCCGTCGAAGACGTGATGCCCGGCGACAATGTGCGTCTTGCCGATGGCGGCTACGAAAAGCTGTTGTGGCGTGGTCGCATCACGCTTGGCCCATCGACAAATGCGGCAAACTCAAAACAACCCATGATGACGCGCATCACAAGCGATGCCTTGGGCTATAGTCGCCCGTCGCAGGATCTGGTGCTGGGGCCGTCGGCCCGCCTGCTGCACCGCGCGAACGGTATCCGCCGCGTCGCTGGCAGTGATGCAGCCTTCATTCCCGCTGCAGACTTTGTTGATGGCAACAACGTACTCAGCCTCGAGCCTACAACGCCTGTCAGCGTCTTCCAGTTCGGTTTTGCCGGGCAGCGCTGTGTCGTGGTCAACGGTCTCGAAATCGAAACACTGCACCCCGGCTCGGCTTTCAACCTTGGCCTGCGCGGTGATGCCTTGCGCGAATATCTCTCGCTTTTCCCGCACAAACGCGGGTTTGAGGATTTCGGCCTGATGGAGCACCCGCGCCTGCGGATGCGCGACCTCGAACTACTGGGCTAA
- a CDS encoding DUF4166 domain-containing protein encodes MEKDDQTAALRETPLFADYLGESYAELPDVVRALHDLQAPSRWTGRASVTRGPSLWARVIAFAFRFPPATKDIDVTVTMTPQDGGELWQRQFGAARFWSFLKVQKGQMTERFGPFTFTLGLHVAGGQLHFPVTSGRLGPIPFPRILLPISVAREYEDAGRFHFDVALSAPITGAPMVHYRGWLMRDTA; translated from the coding sequence ATGGAGAAAGATGACCAAACCGCCGCTCTGCGAGAAACACCGCTTTTTGCGGACTATCTTGGAGAGAGTTATGCGGAGCTTCCCGACGTGGTGCGCGCCTTGCATGACCTACAGGCGCCCAGCCGTTGGACAGGACGGGCCAGCGTGACGCGCGGACCGTCACTTTGGGCACGGGTGATTGCCTTTGCGTTTCGCTTTCCGCCTGCCACCAAGGATATCGACGTCACGGTCACCATGACCCCGCAGGACGGCGGGGAGTTGTGGCAGCGCCAGTTTGGGGCTGCGCGGTTTTGGTCTTTTCTGAAAGTGCAGAAGGGTCAGATGACCGAACGGTTTGGCCCTTTCACATTCACACTGGGCCTCCATGTAGCCGGGGGGCAGTTGCATTTTCCGGTCACGTCTGGCCGTTTGGGGCCGATCCCTTTTCCGCGCATCCTGTTGCCGATCAGCGTTGCGCGGGAATATGAGGATGCAGGGCGGTTTCATTTTGATGTGGCGCTGTCTGCACCGATCACCGGTGCGCCGATGGTGCATTATCGGGGCTGGCTTATGCGCGATACTGCATAG
- a CDS encoding DUF1007 family protein, protein MRLILPFLAALVVPVTATAHPHVFVQAQVTVVFNEAGDMGIKLDWYYDDLFSLLVTTDLGIDMDGDLVLTADEQVLLDSQIAAWPPDYDGDLEVAQGGAVLVLGEKQDHRMTYVEGLFVETHVRPVPAVQDAGGPIQIRVYDPSFYTAYDLRSPVLLEGRDDCSAEVIPADVDAAYALAESLLDGQAPGDVGPDEYFPAIGDAFADTIVVTCAGPL, encoded by the coding sequence ATGCGATTGATCCTTCCCTTTCTTGCGGCGCTCGTCGTGCCGGTCACGGCCACCGCCCATCCGCATGTTTTTGTGCAGGCGCAGGTGACGGTTGTCTTTAATGAAGCGGGTGACATGGGGATCAAGCTGGACTGGTATTACGATGATTTGTTTTCGCTTTTGGTGACGACCGATCTGGGGATCGATATGGATGGTGATCTGGTCCTGACTGCGGATGAGCAGGTGTTGCTGGATAGCCAGATTGCGGCGTGGCCCCCCGATTATGACGGTGATCTTGAGGTGGCGCAGGGTGGGGCCGTGCTGGTCTTGGGCGAAAAACAGGACCACCGCATGACCTATGTGGAAGGGCTGTTTGTGGAAACGCATGTGCGCCCCGTGCCTGCCGTGCAGGATGCGGGCGGTCCGATCCAGATACGCGTTTATGATCCGAGCTTTTACACAGCCTATGATCTGCGCAGTCCGGTTCTTCTCGAAGGGCGTGATGATTGCAGTGCCGAGGTTATTCCCGCCGATGTAGATGCGGCCTATGCTTTGGCCGAGAGCCTGCTGGACGGGCAAGCCCCCGGCGATGTTGGCCCGGATGAGTATTTCCCCGCCATTGGCGATGCTTTTGCCGATACGATTGTTGTGACGTGCGCTGGCCCGCTGTGA
- the pgeF gene encoding peptidoglycan editing factor PgeF gives MTLDIITSPLLGNVPHGFFTRAGGASSGVFAGLNCGYGSSDQHEIVAINRARVAKMLGVDAENLLGVHQIHSADVVTLDAPKTPAPKADALVTATKGVALSILTADCQPVLFADAKAGVIGAAHAGWKGALNGVLEATITQMETLGATRDTIAAVIGPCISQANYEVGPEFHDTFLSSDPKFDRFFRQGEGDRFYFDLPAFGLFKLKQSGIRSAAWTHHCTYAHPERFYSYRRSVHEQQADYGRLIAAIRL, from the coding sequence ATGACGCTCGACATCATTACCTCCCCGCTTTTGGGAAACGTACCGCACGGGTTTTTCACGCGCGCGGGCGGTGCTTCGTCAGGCGTGTTTGCCGGGTTGAACTGCGGCTACGGCAGCTCGGACCAGCATGAAATCGTCGCGATCAACAGAGCGCGCGTCGCAAAGATGCTCGGGGTCGACGCAGAGAACCTGCTTGGCGTACATCAAATCCATTCGGCAGATGTCGTCACGCTTGATGCCCCCAAGACCCCCGCCCCCAAAGCCGACGCACTGGTGACAGCTACAAAAGGGGTCGCGCTGTCGATCCTGACCGCCGATTGCCAGCCTGTGCTTTTCGCCGATGCCAAGGCAGGGGTGATTGGTGCTGCACATGCCGGTTGGAAAGGGGCGCTGAATGGCGTGCTTGAGGCAACGATCACGCAGATGGAAACATTGGGCGCAACCCGCGACACGATCGCGGCGGTCATCGGGCCATGCATCAGTCAGGCCAACTATGAGGTCGGGCCGGAATTCCATGATACGTTCCTATCTTCCGACCCCAAATTTGACCGCTTTTTCCGCCAAGGCGAAGGCGACAGGTTCTACTTTGATCTCCCGGCCTTTGGGCTTTTCAAGCTCAAACAGAGCGGGATCCGGTCGGCGGCCTGGACACATCATTGCACCTATGCGCACCCCGAGCGATTCTACAGCTACCGGCGCAGCGTGCATGAACAACAAGCCGACTATGGGCGGCTGATTGCGGCAATCAGGCTGTAA
- a CDS encoding accessory factor UbiK family protein encodes MQSNNKILDDISQLMTNAMGVAQGAKDEANNAMKSMMDRWLADRDFVTREEFDAVRAMAQKAREENEALKARIEALEK; translated from the coding sequence ATGCAGAGCAACAACAAGATCCTCGACGATATCAGCCAATTGATGACGAATGCCATGGGCGTGGCTCAAGGTGCCAAAGACGAAGCGAACAACGCGATGAAGTCCATGATGGACCGCTGGCTGGCCGACCGCGATTTTGTCACCCGCGAAGAGTTCGACGCGGTCCGCGCCATGGCACAGAAAGCGCGCGAAGAGAACGAAGCGCTGAAGGCACGGATTGAGGCGCTGGAAAAGTAG
- a CDS encoding isopenicillin N synthase family dioxygenase, with protein sequence MARSGGFFAQEPAQKQAVAPPYQGYPYGYLGPDAEAPARSKGEDTPPDLKESFNGGPLRVPVDASAAALDFCYQPTLWPDLPAFRPAWEAYYAAMEGLAARVMRAFAASLELPEGHFEPFIANPISALRALHYPATTARPLDKQQRAGAHTDYGSLTILLPQPGSQGLQVQQGDQWVDVPAPEGAFVINIGDLMARWTADRWVSTLHRVVAIPGQPARQSLAYFHQPDWDAEIVPLDGSDVYAPVRSGPYLMGKFQATGV encoded by the coding sequence GTGGCGCGCAGCGGCGGCTTTTTTGCGCAAGAGCCTGCGCAGAAACAAGCTGTCGCGCCACCCTATCAGGGCTATCCTTACGGCTATCTTGGCCCCGACGCCGAGGCGCCGGCCCGTTCCAAAGGCGAGGATACGCCACCCGATTTGAAAGAAAGCTTCAATGGTGGGCCCTTGCGCGTTCCGGTGGATGCCAGTGCGGCTGCGTTGGACTTTTGCTATCAACCGACACTTTGGCCCGACCTGCCCGCGTTCCGCCCCGCATGGGAGGCTTATTATGCCGCGATGGAGGGTTTGGCCGCCCGTGTCATGCGCGCTTTTGCAGCGTCGTTGGAGTTGCCCGAGGGTCACTTTGAACCGTTCATCGCCAATCCGATCTCGGCTCTGCGTGCCTTGCATTATCCGGCGACGACAGCGCGACCCTTGGACAAGCAGCAGCGCGCAGGGGCGCATACCGATTACGGGTCCCTGACCATTCTTTTGCCCCAACCGGGCAGTCAGGGATTGCAGGTGCAGCAGGGGGATCAATGGGTTGATGTGCCTGCGCCGGAGGGGGCTTTTGTGATCAACATCGGTGATCTGATGGCCCGCTGGACCGCCGATCGCTGGGTCAGCACCTTGCACCGTGTCGTGGCAATTCCGGGCCAGCCTGCGCGTCAGTCTTTGGCCTATTTTCACCAGCCCGATTGGGATGCTGAGATTGTGCCGCTGGATGGATCGGACGTTTATGCGCCAGTGCGCTCTGGCCCTTATCTGATGGGCAAGTTTCAGGCCACTGGTGTGTAG
- a CDS encoding YbjN domain-containing protein, whose translation MALSEHYLEADDLHPIDLVEHIAEHHAWEFDRIHDDQIAMAVEGQWRTYSITLAWSAYDETLRLICTFDMEPPAERMPALYETLNVINDRCWAGAFTWWDEQKLMVYRYGLMLTGDQVAGPDQIDTMIGAAVAACEQYYPAIQLVTWADRTPDEAVQVAIGGAYGRA comes from the coding sequence ATGGCATTGTCCGAACATTACCTTGAGGCTGATGATCTTCACCCGATTGATCTGGTGGAACACATCGCGGAACACCACGCATGGGAGTTTGACCGCATCCATGACGACCAGATCGCAATGGCGGTTGAGGGTCAGTGGCGCACCTATTCCATCACGCTGGCGTGGTCCGCCTATGACGAGACCCTGCGCCTGATCTGTACCTTTGATATGGAGCCGCCCGCAGAGCGGATGCCGGCCCTTTACGAGACACTCAACGTGATCAATGACCGCTGCTGGGCGGGGGCCTTTACCTGGTGGGACGAGCAAAAGCTGATGGTGTACCGCTATGGGTTGATGCTGACCGGCGATCAGGTCGCAGGGCCGGACCAGATCGACACGATGATCGGTGCGGCTGTTGCGGCTTGTGAGCAGTATTATCCGGCAATCCAGCTGGTCACATGGGCCGACCGGACGCCTGACGAGGCCGTGCAGGTTGCAATCGGTGGGGCCTACGGGCGGGCGTAA
- the lgt gene encoding prolipoprotein diacylglyceryl transferase, whose product MFAAIPFPDISPEIFSFTIFGATIALRWYAMAYIVGIAIGWQIIKLALNRPALWRNGAPMKVAQLEDLLTYIVVGVIGGGRLGYVFFYKPAEFLAAPLDIIKIWEGGLSFHGGFLGVVVAVYLFSRRHQVPLPDLADIIAVAATPAVLLVRIANFINAELWGRQTDLPWGVIFPGQAAQACATALEPCVRHPSQLYEAGLEGLLLGTILILLAFRFGALKKPWLLSGVFFMGYGIARFLVEFVRQPDAQFVSVGNELGLAFHVNGYGLTMGQTLTLPMILVGLTVVIVAARR is encoded by the coding sequence ATGTTCGCAGCCATCCCATTCCCCGATATCTCGCCCGAGATTTTCTCGTTTACCATCTTCGGTGCCACCATCGCACTGCGCTGGTACGCGATGGCCTATATCGTGGGGATTGCGATTGGCTGGCAGATCATCAAACTGGCGCTGAACCGCCCCGCGCTCTGGCGCAATGGCGCGCCGATGAAGGTCGCACAACTGGAAGACCTTCTGACCTATATCGTGGTTGGCGTCATTGGCGGCGGGCGCTTGGGCTATGTGTTTTTCTATAAACCGGCTGAATTCCTCGCAGCCCCCCTCGATATCATCAAAATCTGGGAAGGCGGCCTGTCGTTTCACGGCGGGTTTCTTGGCGTCGTTGTCGCGGTCTACCTGTTCAGCCGCCGCCATCAGGTTCCGCTGCCCGATCTGGCCGATATCATCGCGGTCGCAGCCACCCCTGCGGTGCTGCTGGTGCGTATCGCGAACTTCATCAACGCCGAACTTTGGGGGCGACAAACAGACCTGCCTTGGGGCGTCATATTCCCCGGCCAAGCCGCACAGGCCTGTGCTACCGCATTAGAGCCTTGCGTGCGCCACCCCTCGCAACTCTATGAAGCGGGCCTTGAAGGGCTGCTGCTGGGCACGATCCTGATCCTGCTCGCCTTCCGCTTCGGCGCGCTGAAAAAACCATGGCTACTCTCCGGCGTCTTCTTCATGGGCTACGGCATCGCACGTTTCCTTGTGGAATTTGTCCGCCAGCCCGATGCGCAATTTGTCAGCGTGGGCAATGAACTGGGCCTTGCGTTCCATGTGAACGGCTATGGTCTGACCATGGGGCAGACGCTCACCCTGCCGATGATCCTTGTTGGTCTTACTGTTGTCATCGTGGCCGCGCGCAGATGA
- a CDS encoding MATE family efflux transporter, whose amino-acid sequence MQHVAQTYKDHTGAIWKLGMPLILSNLAQFAIHITDTVMLGWYDVTALAASTIAGTLFFVIFIVGAGFAQAVTPLVASAAEQNDEVQVRRVTRMGLWLSIFYGLVVTIPFFWAEEILIAIGQDAEVSRLAHIYLQIVIWQMVPALIVMTFKSFLAALEHTAIILWATIGTAVLNVFINYALIFGNWGMPELGILGAAIASLTVTLITVLLLVIYIMQVLPQFELFKNFWRSDSEILKRVFMLGWPIGVTSLAEGGLFSASAIMVGWIGPIELAAHGIAIQLASLTFMVHIGFSQAATVRAGRALGRRDEISLRRGGIAAIGMSAVYAVITSLIFLAMPETLVSLFIDPNEPERANLLRIGASLVMVAALFQLVDGLQVLALGLLRGVQDTTVPMVMATISYWVIGLPVSYLLAFTLGFGAVGLWLGLVIGLAIAAILLSWRFWGRSVKIAPQVLAQ is encoded by the coding sequence ATGCAACACGTCGCACAAACATATAAAGACCACACCGGTGCGATCTGGAAACTGGGGATGCCCCTGATCCTGAGCAACCTCGCGCAGTTTGCGATCCATATCACCGATACGGTGATGCTGGGCTGGTACGATGTGACGGCGCTTGCCGCGTCAACCATCGCAGGCACGTTGTTTTTCGTCATCTTCATTGTCGGCGCGGGCTTTGCCCAAGCGGTGACACCTTTGGTTGCATCCGCCGCCGAACAAAATGACGAGGTGCAGGTCCGCCGTGTCACGCGGATGGGGCTGTGGTTGTCGATTTTTTACGGGTTGGTTGTCACGATCCCCTTCTTCTGGGCCGAAGAGATCCTGATCGCCATCGGCCAAGATGCCGAGGTGTCGCGGCTGGCCCATATCTATCTGCAAATCGTGATATGGCAGATGGTTCCTGCGCTGATCGTGATGACGTTCAAGTCCTTTCTGGCCGCGCTAGAGCATACGGCGATCATTCTCTGGGCGACCATTGGCACCGCTGTCCTGAATGTCTTTATCAACTATGCTCTGATCTTCGGGAACTGGGGTATGCCGGAACTTGGCATCTTGGGGGCCGCCATTGCGTCCCTGACGGTGACGCTGATCACTGTATTACTGCTTGTGATCTATATCATGCAGGTTCTGCCGCAGTTCGAGTTGTTCAAGAATTTCTGGCGTAGCGACAGCGAGATCCTAAAGCGGGTGTTCATGTTGGGCTGGCCCATTGGCGTGACGTCATTGGCAGAAGGGGGGCTCTTTAGTGCCTCTGCCATTATGGTGGGCTGGATCGGACCGATTGAGCTGGCCGCACATGGGATCGCGATCCAACTGGCCAGTCTGACGTTCATGGTGCACATCGGGTTCAGTCAGGCGGCGACCGTGCGGGCGGGCCGTGCCTTGGGGCGGCGGGATGAAATATCGTTGCGCCGCGGCGGGATCGCGGCGATCGGGATGTCGGCGGTTTACGCGGTTATCACGTCGCTTATCTTTCTGGCGATGCCAGAGACTTTGGTGTCGCTGTTTATCGACCCCAATGAACCAGAGCGCGCCAACCTGCTGCGCATCGGCGCAAGTCTTGTGATGGTCGCGGCCCTGTTTCAATTGGTGGATGGCTTGCAGGTGCTTGCACTTGGCCTGCTGCGCGGTGTGCAGGATACGACAGTGCCGATGGTCATGGCAACGATCAGCTATTGGGTAATCGGGTTGCCGGTCAGCTATTTGCTGGCGTTTACCTTGGGTTTTGGTGCCGTGGGGCTTTGGCTGGGTCTTGTGATTGGACTGGCCATCGCCGCTATCTTGCTTTCGTGGCGGTTCTGGGGGCGCTCTGTGAAGATCGCCCCGCAGGTTTTAGCCCAGTAG